In Pedobacter sp. WC2423, the following are encoded in one genomic region:
- a CDS encoding menaquinone biosynthesis family protein, with protein sequence MKLSLGFSPCPNDTFIFDALIHHKIDTEGLEFEVFFDDVETLNQKALRSELDITKLSFHAFAHVVEKYALLDAGSALGFGVGPLLICKNEDLIGSARLTQKDSTLSVAIPGELTTANFLLGIAFPNLLNKQVMVFSEIQDALLNHSIDLGLIIHENRFTYTDKGLHKIVDLGSYWEELTGCAIPLGGIVINRKLDHEVQLKVNRLIRKSVEFAFRNPKSGIDFIAAHAQEMEEAVMYKHIDLYVNKYSVDLGIEGRKAIDILFKMAQERGIIPEINQNLYVTS encoded by the coding sequence ATGAAACTTTCACTCGGCTTTTCTCCTTGTCCAAACGATACTTTTATTTTTGACGCATTGATCCATCATAAAATTGATACAGAGGGCCTGGAGTTCGAAGTATTCTTTGATGATGTGGAAACCTTAAATCAAAAGGCATTACGTTCAGAACTGGACATCACCAAGCTGAGTTTTCATGCCTTTGCCCATGTGGTAGAAAAATACGCGCTGCTGGATGCCGGAAGTGCATTAGGCTTCGGAGTTGGCCCCTTACTCATTTGCAAGAATGAAGATTTAATTGGCAGTGCACGTTTAACTCAAAAAGATTCCACTTTGAGTGTTGCTATTCCTGGCGAACTCACCACTGCAAATTTCCTTTTGGGTATTGCTTTTCCCAACTTGCTCAATAAACAGGTAATGGTTTTCTCAGAAATCCAGGATGCCTTATTAAATCATAGTATTGACCTTGGCCTGATTATTCATGAGAACCGTTTTACGTATACAGACAAAGGGTTACATAAAATAGTTGATCTGGGTAGCTACTGGGAAGAACTGACAGGCTGTGCAATCCCCCTTGGAGGCATTGTAATTAACCGTAAGCTTGATCATGAAGTACAACTGAAGGTGAATCGCCTGATCCGCAAATCTGTAGAATTCGCTTTCCGGAATCCAAAATCAGGAATTGACTTTATTGCTGCACATGCGCAGGAAATGGAAGAAGCAGTGATGTATAAACATATCGATTTATATGTCAATAAATACTCCGTTGATTTAGGTATTGAAGGCAGAAAAGCGATAGATATCCTATTCAAAATGGCTCAGGAAAGAGGAATTATCCCTGAGATTAATCAAAATCTTTACGTCACCAGCTAA
- a CDS encoding ABC transporter permease — protein sequence MNTALYIARRYLFAKKSTNAINIISTISVLGVFVGSAALIIVLSVFNGFEDVVLKMFNTITPQLVIAPAEGKTFDPHSVFFTELKSAKEVYSFTEVLSENALLRYRDKQSVGMVKGVSTSYLKNKSLDSITVQGKFVLNTEAGPNAVIGSALQNYLMVNTNDPFTQLQVFSPKKGLKTSSVNPADDFMDLYIPVSGIFEVQQDFDNIAIVPLSFARKLLNEEIKVSSIELNLQKGVDPDVFKDKIAQKLGKNYLVKDRVEQNKALYNILSTEKWAVYIILTFILIIAIFNIIGSLTMLVIDKLKDIAILSSLGAGKGLIRKIFLFEGMMITLAGCIFGLFVGLVFCLLQQKFGLVKMSQENLLMSNAYPVGLKWKDFLLVFITVSIFSFMASALSSNLSVKNINHLNQDL from the coding sequence TTGAACACAGCCCTTTATATTGCCCGCAGGTATCTCTTTGCTAAAAAGTCTACCAATGCTATAAATATCATTTCTACCATATCTGTGCTGGGAGTTTTTGTAGGCAGTGCGGCATTGATTATTGTTTTATCAGTATTCAATGGATTTGAAGATGTTGTGCTAAAGATGTTCAATACGATTACCCCGCAACTGGTCATTGCACCGGCAGAAGGAAAGACGTTTGATCCGCATAGTGTTTTTTTTACGGAGCTGAAATCTGCAAAGGAAGTTTATTCTTTTACCGAAGTCCTTTCTGAAAATGCTTTGCTGCGGTACCGTGATAAGCAATCTGTAGGAATGGTCAAAGGGGTAAGTACATCTTATCTTAAAAATAAAAGCCTGGATAGCATTACCGTACAAGGAAAATTTGTCCTCAATACCGAAGCTGGCCCTAATGCGGTGATCGGCTCTGCGCTGCAAAACTATTTAATGGTCAATACCAATGATCCCTTTACACAGCTGCAAGTCTTTTCTCCCAAAAAGGGATTGAAAACAAGTTCTGTGAATCCGGCTGATGACTTTATGGATCTGTATATTCCTGTATCAGGCATTTTTGAAGTGCAGCAGGATTTTGATAACATTGCGATTGTACCTTTAAGCTTCGCCAGGAAATTATTAAATGAGGAAATAAAAGTCTCTTCGATAGAGCTTAATTTACAAAAAGGAGTGGATCCTGATGTTTTTAAGGATAAGATTGCACAAAAGCTGGGCAAGAACTATCTTGTTAAAGACAGAGTGGAACAAAACAAAGCATTGTATAATATTTTAAGTACCGAAAAATGGGCGGTATATATCATTTTAACATTTATTCTGATCATTGCCATTTTTAATATCATAGGCTCACTGACCATGCTGGTTATTGATAAGCTGAAAGATATTGCTATACTGAGTAGCCTGGGAGCCGGAAAAGGCCTGATTAGAAAGATTTTCCTTTTCGAAGGAATGATGATCACTTTAGCAGGCTGTATCTTCGGCCTTTTTGTCGGTCTGGTCTTCTGTTTATTGCAGCAGAAATTTGGGTTAGTTAAAATGTCGCAGGAAAACCTGCTGATGAGTAACGCTTATCCGGTTGGCCTTAAATGGAAAGATTTTTTATTAGTATTCATTACAGTGAGTATTTTCTCGTTTATGGCATCAGCTTTGTCATCTAATTTGAGTGTGAAGAATATTAATCACTTAAATCAAGATCTCTGA
- a CDS encoding MBL fold metallo-hydrolase, with the protein MITLKQFTFNPYQENTYVLYDETGECVIIDPGMYDGSEQNILASWIKETKLKPVLLLNTHCHLDHVFGNKFVFDTWGLKPQFHKGELYILQAVPGYAPQMGLNYELSPEPEVFLEETGKVTFGNSELELIFAPGHSPAHLCFYAKEDGFIVGGDVLFYTSIGRTDLPGGNHQQLIDNIREKLFILPDKVEVFPGHGHLTTIGYEKRNNPFLK; encoded by the coding sequence ATGATTACTCTTAAGCAATTTACATTTAACCCATACCAGGAAAATACCTATGTTTTATATGATGAAACGGGGGAATGCGTAATTATTGATCCGGGAATGTATGATGGTAGTGAGCAAAATATCCTGGCCAGCTGGATTAAAGAAACGAAGCTGAAACCAGTTTTGCTATTGAATACGCATTGCCATCTGGATCATGTTTTTGGCAATAAGTTTGTTTTCGATACCTGGGGTTTAAAGCCACAATTTCATAAAGGAGAATTATATATTCTACAGGCAGTTCCGGGATATGCGCCACAAATGGGCTTAAATTATGAGCTTTCACCAGAGCCAGAAGTGTTTTTGGAAGAAACTGGAAAAGTGACTTTTGGGAACAGTGAGTTAGAATTGATCTTTGCTCCGGGTCATTCTCCGGCACATTTATGTTTTTACGCAAAAGAGGACGGGTTTATTGTAGGTGGTGATGTTTTATTCTATACTTCAATTGGCCGGACAGATTTGCCTGGTGGTAATCATCAGCAACTGATAGATAATATCAGAGAGAAGTTGTTTATCCTGCCAGACAAGGTAGAAGTATTTCCGGGACATGGTCACCTGACTACAATCGGTTATGAAAAACGAAACAATCCTTTTTTAAAATAA
- a CDS encoding gliding motility lipoprotein GldD: MNMKSSLLYSVFVILCLSAACTSNETYTPKPRGYFQIKFPKKEYLTYNDGCPFTFDYPKYTKIEADQERGAGKCWSNVHFTQFNARLHLTYYGVSSQKEYEGLVEDARTLAFKHTVKANAIDQKLINFPDRKVYGIYYAIEGNTASSVQFFLTDSAKHYFRGALYFNERPQYDSVAPVVTFIKKDIDRMIDTFRWKN; encoded by the coding sequence ATGAATATGAAATCATCTTTACTGTACAGCGTCTTTGTTATTTTGTGCCTGAGTGCGGCCTGTACCAGTAATGAAACTTATACGCCTAAGCCAAGAGGCTATTTTCAGATTAAATTCCCTAAAAAAGAATACCTGACTTACAATGACGGTTGTCCGTTCACGTTCGACTATCCAAAATATACAAAAATAGAAGCTGATCAGGAACGCGGAGCAGGCAAGTGCTGGAGCAATGTTCACTTTACGCAGTTTAATGCACGTCTTCACCTTACTTATTATGGTGTTTCCTCTCAAAAGGAATACGAAGGCTTGGTAGAGGATGCACGTACTTTAGCCTTTAAACATACCGTTAAGGCCAATGCTATAGACCAGAAACTGATCAACTTTCCAGACCGGAAAGTTTATGGGATATACTATGCAATTGAAGGGAACACAGCTTCTTCTGTACAATTTTTTCTGACAGACAGTGCTAAACATTATTTCAGGGGAGCTTTGTATTTTAATGAGCGTCCGCAATATGACTCGGTTGCACCTGTTGTGACTTTTATAAAGAAAGATATCGACCGGATGATTGATACCTTCAGATGGAAAAACTAA
- a CDS encoding shikimate dehydrogenase, translating into MRTFGLIGYPLAHSFSKKFFTEKFAEEEIADHQYELFPIENIAAVVSLIAADDSLAGLNVTIPHKVGVMTYLNELDPAARTIGAVNCIAIQHKDGQIWLKGYNTDAYGFQESLKPYLKGHHTHALILGDGGAAKAVKYVLDQLQITYLSVVRTATPNAILYSDLTENLLQKHQVIINTTPLGTFPNVEAAPAIPYQWLTDQHLAYDLVYNPEETEFLKRAKAKGAAVKNGFEMLQLQAERSWFIWNP; encoded by the coding sequence ATGAGAACATTCGGACTAATTGGCTATCCGCTCGCACATTCATTTTCAAAGAAGTTCTTTACAGAGAAATTTGCGGAGGAAGAAATTGCTGATCATCAATATGAACTTTTTCCTATAGAAAATATAGCTGCTGTAGTCTCTTTGATTGCAGCAGATGATTCTCTTGCAGGCCTGAATGTTACTATTCCTCATAAAGTAGGGGTAATGACTTACCTGAATGAGCTGGACCCTGCGGCGCGAACCATAGGTGCAGTGAATTGTATTGCTATCCAGCATAAAGACGGGCAAATCTGGCTTAAAGGGTATAATACAGATGCATATGGCTTTCAGGAGTCCCTTAAACCTTATTTAAAAGGACACCATACCCATGCGCTGATCCTTGGCGATGGAGGAGCAGCCAAAGCAGTAAAATACGTATTGGATCAATTGCAGATTACTTATCTTTCTGTAGTGCGTACAGCAACTCCAAATGCGATTTTATATAGTGATTTAACCGAAAACCTGCTGCAAAAGCACCAGGTTATTATCAATACTACTCCACTGGGTACTTTCCCGAATGTTGAGGCGGCTCCGGCTATTCCTTATCAGTGGCTTACGGACCAGCATCTGGCCTACGATCTGGTTTATAACCCCGAAGAGACTGAGTTTCTGAAACGTGCCAAAGCAAAGGGAGCGGCGGTTAAAAATGGATTTGAAATGTTGCAGCTTCAGGCAGAACGGTCCTGGTTTATCTGGAACCCTTAG
- a CDS encoding phosphosulfolactate synthase, with the protein MNYPLNNIPERPVKPRQSGITMVMDKGLSLRQTEDFIDVAGVHSDIVKLGWATSFVTPKLKEKLDIYRSAGIPTYFGGTLFEAFIIRNQFEDYIRVLEQFGMEYAEVSDGSIEIEHDLKCEYIHKLAKHVTVISEVGSKDATKIFAPYKWIKLMNAEIEAGSWKVIAEAREGGNVGIYRGSGEVREGLVDEILTQIPAETIIWEAPQKEQQVWFIKLIGTNVNLGNIAPAEVIPLETIRLGLRGDTFDYFLNLAK; encoded by the coding sequence ATGAATTACCCATTAAATAATATTCCCGAACGTCCAGTAAAACCACGTCAGAGTGGCATAACTATGGTGATGGACAAGGGCCTCAGTTTAAGACAGACAGAAGATTTTATTGATGTCGCAGGTGTCCATTCCGACATCGTAAAATTAGGTTGGGCTACATCCTTTGTTACCCCGAAATTGAAAGAAAAATTAGATATATATCGCAGTGCAGGTATCCCGACTTATTTTGGAGGTACTTTGTTTGAAGCGTTTATTATCCGTAATCAATTTGAAGATTATATTCGTGTACTGGAGCAATTTGGTATGGAATACGCAGAAGTTTCTGATGGTTCTATCGAAATTGAACATGATCTTAAATGTGAATACATCCATAAATTAGCTAAACACGTTACTGTAATTTCAGAGGTAGGTTCTAAGGATGCTACGAAAATATTTGCACCTTATAAATGGATCAAGCTGATGAATGCGGAAATTGAAGCAGGTTCATGGAAAGTGATTGCTGAAGCCAGAGAAGGTGGAAATGTAGGCATTTACAGAGGGTCAGGTGAAGTGCGTGAAGGATTAGTAGATGAAATACTGACGCAAATTCCGGCTGAAACCATAATCTGGGAAGCTCCGCAAAAAGAACAGCAGGTTTGGTTTATCAAACTGATTGGTACTAATGTGAACTTAGGTAATATTGCTCCGGCAGAGGTTATTCCCTTGGAAACTATTCGTTTGGGATTAAGAGGAGATACATTTGATTACTTCCTTAATTTAGCAAAATAA
- a CDS encoding tetratricopeptide repeat protein, with protein MEEEFYFDFSDDAQRSVERYEEMIRNQDQYFFDAQAFENIIDYYIEKSDPVKALQVIEYALNQHPYAAIFLIKQAQLYFVTDQIDSAFFSLQKAEMLEASESEIYVLRGNIYNSLERYAEALDNFQIALTFAETTDEILLQIAYVYQNMLDYESAIKYIKQSLEQNMENKDGLYELAFCYDILDKQEESIQFYMEYIDNDPYSYAAWYNLANSYHKLDLFEKAIDAYDYAILIKDNFASAYYNKGNALVQLDRYAEAIEVYKQTWEYEQPNADTYCAIGECYEKLERMDEARAYYKKSVKMDSKLADAWFGIGVTLNFEERYFESLHFYKKAIELDDENPDFWFAMADAYYKLGQIEQSVEAYYKVLEYNPLDIEAWLDFSTVLYEQGRLLEASETISDGIKNNPDAAELYYRQVAYLFALGQHKEALVYLETALVTDPDKHYILFEYLPQLQDNNAIIEVINRYIK; from the coding sequence ATGGAAGAGGAATTTTACTTTGATTTTAGTGATGATGCGCAGCGTTCGGTAGAGCGTTACGAAGAGATGATAAGGAACCAGGATCAGTATTTTTTTGATGCCCAGGCTTTTGAGAACATCATTGACTACTATATAGAAAAGAGTGACCCCGTAAAGGCACTTCAGGTGATAGAGTATGCCCTAAATCAGCATCCATACGCCGCAATTTTTTTAATTAAGCAAGCGCAGCTTTATTTCGTTACTGATCAGATAGACAGCGCATTTTTCTCTTTGCAAAAAGCAGAAATGCTCGAAGCGTCCGAATCAGAGATCTATGTACTTCGCGGAAATATATACAATAGCCTGGAGCGTTATGCTGAAGCATTGGATAATTTTCAGATCGCGTTGACCTTCGCGGAAACTACTGATGAGATCCTGCTTCAAATCGCTTATGTTTATCAGAATATGCTGGATTACGAAAGCGCAATCAAGTATATCAAGCAGAGTCTGGAACAAAATATGGAAAACAAGGACGGTTTATATGAACTGGCTTTCTGTTATGATATTTTAGACAAACAAGAAGAAAGCATCCAGTTTTATATGGAATATATCGATAACGATCCCTATTCTTATGCAGCATGGTATAACCTGGCAAACTCTTATCATAAGCTTGATCTGTTTGAAAAAGCGATCGATGCCTATGATTATGCAATCTTGATTAAAGATAATTTTGCTTCAGCTTACTATAATAAAGGAAATGCGCTGGTACAGCTAGATCGTTATGCGGAGGCTATAGAAGTTTATAAACAAACCTGGGAGTATGAGCAGCCAAATGCAGATACCTATTGTGCAATAGGGGAATGTTATGAAAAGCTGGAACGTATGGATGAAGCACGCGCTTATTATAAGAAGTCTGTGAAGATGGATAGTAAGCTGGCGGATGCCTGGTTTGGAATAGGGGTAACGCTGAATTTTGAGGAGCGTTATTTTGAATCTCTGCATTTTTATAAGAAAGCAATAGAGCTGGATGATGAAAATCCTGACTTCTGGTTTGCAATGGCCGATGCCTATTACAAACTGGGACAAATAGAACAATCTGTAGAAGCTTATTATAAAGTACTGGAATATAACCCGCTTGACATAGAAGCATGGCTGGATTTTTCGACAGTTCTTTATGAGCAGGGAAGGTTATTGGAAGCCTCAGAGACTATTTCTGACGGGATCAAGAATAACCCGGATGCAGCAGAACTTTACTACAGACAAGTGGCTTACTTATTTGCTCTTGGACAGCATAAAGAGGCCCTGGTTTACCTGGAAACAGCCTTGGTGACTGATCCGGATAAGCATTACATCCTGTTTGAATACCTGCCGCAGTTACAGGATAACAATGCAATTATTGAGGTAATTAACAGATATATTAAATAG
- a CDS encoding DUF2807 domain-containing protein, with protein MKTSFKTLVASALTAIVLSTTVVTAFASEKVTAKEKVSENQDIKRVIVNGNTKVFIVQSNRDWVAVGDDNLDKVSIKQIGNTLSINSSEATPVVVTVYVKDLYRITAADHASINTIGTVNLPNLQVVMRDHAKARIKAKTESLYTDLKGEANLELLGVTASHTIKNTGIGNLKVEKLVAAKTENLPAGTRLAMIDTIYNVKRTNTESSKR; from the coding sequence ATGAAAACTTCATTCAAAACATTAGTAGCATCGGCATTGACTGCCATCGTTTTATCAACAACAGTAGTTACTGCTTTCGCTTCAGAAAAAGTAACAGCAAAAGAAAAAGTATCTGAGAATCAGGATATCAAAAGAGTAATTGTCAATGGAAACACGAAAGTGTTTATTGTACAAAGTAATCGTGATTGGGTAGCTGTCGGTGATGATAATCTGGATAAAGTCTCAATCAAACAAATTGGAAATACGCTGAGTATTAATTCATCAGAAGCAACGCCGGTAGTTGTAACTGTTTACGTAAAAGATCTTTACAGGATCACTGCCGCAGATCATGCCAGTATAAATACCATTGGAACAGTTAATTTACCTAACTTGCAGGTAGTGATGAGAGACCATGCTAAAGCGCGTATTAAAGCTAAAACAGAAAGCTTATATACTGATCTGAAGGGTGAGGCAAATCTGGAACTATTAGGTGTAACAGCTAGTCATACCATAAAAAATACTGGTATTGGAAACTTGAAAGTGGAAAAACTGGTTGCTGCTAAAACTGAAAACTTACCAGCAGGAACAAGACTGGCAATGATTGACACTATTTATAACGTTAAAAGAACAAACACGGAATCTTCAAAAAGATAA